TTTGCGCTCTGGAAGGCGGCCAAGCCCGAGGACGAGGCCACCGGGGCCGCTTGGGACTCGCCCTGGGGGCGCGGTCGTCCCGGCTGGCACCTGGAGTGCTCGGCGATGGCCATGAAGTACCTCGGCGAGACGTTCGACCTCCACGCCGGGGGCATCGACCTCATTTTCCCGCATCACGAGGACGAAATCGCCCAGAGCGAAGCGGCCACCGGCAAGCAGTTCGCGCGCTGCTGGTGCCACGGGGAGTTCCTGCTCACCGATGGCGCCAAGATGGCCAAGCGGGTCGGCAACGTGGCCAACGTGGTGGAGTTGCGGGAGCAGGGGATCAGCGGGACCGCCTACCGGCACTTCGTGTTCAGCGCACACTACCGCAAGCAGCTCAATCTGGGCGAGGACTCGCTCGAGCAGTCGCGGGCGGCGGTGAACCGCATTGGGGCCTTTGCCAGGCGTCTGGCCGAGGCGACCGGTGCCACCCCGCCACTCGCCGCTGCGGCCACACGGGCGGAGAAGGCGTTTCTCGACGCCCTCTTCGACGACCTCAACGCCCCCGAGGCCATGGCGGCGCTGTTCACCTTCATCACCGAGGCCAACCGGGAGCTCGACGCCGGGGGAACGGACGGGGCCGCGCTGGAACGGGCGCGGGCGGCGTTCCGCCTCATGGATTCGGTGCTCGATCTCGTCCCTGAGCAGGATACGGAAAGCGAGCTGGCGGCCTGGGTGGAGGAGCGCCTGGCCGCCCGTCGCGCGGCCCGGGAGCGTCGGGATTTTGCTGCCGCCGACCAGGTGCGCGCCGAGCTCACGGCGCGGGGCATCCTCATCGAGGATGGCCCGGGCGGGACGCGCTGGCGACGCGGCTGACGGTCGCGGCGACTGGGGCGGGGGAGCTACCGCGCGGCACCTCGCCCCATTAGCATTGGGGTCTCTGGGAGTTCGGGTCCTTTCTGCTGACGTAGCTCAGTTGGTAGAGCAGCTGATTTGTAATCAGCAGGTCAGGGGTTCGAGCCCCCTCGTCAGCTTTCGCGGTACTCGCGCGGCGGCCGGCGGAACTTGGGTGGGGTACTCAAGTGGCCAACGAGATCAGACTGTAAATCTGACGGCGCAAGCCTTCGAAGGTTCGAATCCTTCCCCCACCATGGCAGGACCGCCGGCGCAGTGGCGGGTAGCACCGTAAGCACGCGGGAGTAGCTCAGCTGGTAGAGCGCAAGCCTTCCAAGCTTGATGTCGCGGGTTCGAGCCCCGTCTCCCGCTCTGTTGGTGAAGGTGCAGGACGCTCACGTAGCTCAGTCGGCAGAGCACATCCTTGGTAAGGATGAGGTCACCGGTTCGATCCCGGTCGTGAGCTCTTTTCAGAGGCCATCAGTGCCCCCGTCGCCAGGAGCGCGACGGGGGCACTGGCGTTTGCGCCGGCCGTGACAAACGCGTCCGTGCGAATGGGCTTGGGGCGGCTCATGGCGTCGCGCGTGCTGAGCGGCCGCCACCTCTGCCGGTGAGTCATGGTGCACGTGGCCCGCGAGACTCCTGCGCGTGTGGCGGTCGTCGATGACGAGACAGGTGGTGCCGGTGGTCCCCGCGCCGGGGGTTGGTCGCTATTGACTGTCTGTTCGGGAGCGATTCGGGTGGGGCTGCAGACCGGTAAGGTGCTGCTCTACCGACACTTGCATACTTGGACCGCTCGGTGTGGATAGCTTGGGCGCGTGACTTGCGGGGGGCGTCCGGCGCTACTACGTTGCAAGGCTCACCCCACTTCGGTGAAAGCCGGAGGTGGGTCCGAACTATCGGGAATTTTCGAAGAGCTGTGACGGAGCCGGGATATGCCGCGCGAGAAGATCATCCTCGGGTGCACCGAGTGTAAGAACCGCAACTACTTCACGATGAAGAACAAGCGTCTTCATCCGGAACGCGTGGAGTGGAAGAAGTACTGCCCGCGCTGCAACAAGCATCAGCTCCACAAGGAAACCAAGTAAGCCATGACGGCACCCGTCGAGGTTTCCCGTCCGGGGCTCGGCACGCGGCTGGTCACGTTCTACCATGACGTGATCGCCGAGATGAAGAAGGTGACGTGGCCGGATCGCCCGCAGCTGCAGTCGGCGACCGTCCAGATCATCATCTTCGTGCTGATTCTTGGAGCGCTCATCGGCCTGGTGGACGTGGCGCTGCAGTTTGCGCTCGTCCGCCTGCCGTCCATGCTTTTCGGTCGCTGACGTGATGCCCATGTCCGTGTCGATGCTCGAGCACCGCTGGTACGCCATTCAGACGACGTCCGGCCACGAGAACAAGGTGCAGCGTCTGATCCAGCGCAAGATCGACATGGATCCGGCGCAGCCCGAGGATCGCCTGATTCGTCAGGCGCTCGTGCCGACGCAGGAAGTCGTGGAAATCAAGAACGGCAAGAAGGTGGCGGTGGAGCGGAAGATCTTCCCGGGGTACGTGCTCGTGGAGATGGTGGCGTCGCAGGATACGCTGCACGAGATCAACGCTATTCAGGGTGTCATCAAGTTCGTGGGCAAGGATCGCGATCCCATGCCGCTGCGCGACGACGAAGTGCGTCGGTTGCTGGGGCAGGCGGATCCGGCCGACGAGGGCCCGGTGCGCGAGGAGATTCCGTTCCTCGTGGGGCAGGCAGTGGCCATCACGGAAGGTCCGTTCGCGGACTTCAACGGGACGGTCGAGGAGATCCTGCCGGACAAGGGCAAGGTGCGGGTGTCGGTGAGCCTGTTCGGTCGGCCGACGAGCGTGGAGCTGGATTACCTGCAGCTGCGCGGGTACTGAGAAGCAGTCTCGAGTTGTGAGTTCCAAGTCATTGAGTACTGAAAACTCATCACTCGGAACTTCGGACTGTTGTTGCCGGACGCCGCCACCACTCGGCGCAAAACAACGTGGCAGCTAGACCGTTGCGGGATGGTCCCGCGGCGGAACTCGCGATGAGGAAGTCGCATGGCCAAGAAGGTCACTGGATTCGTCAAGCTGCAGATTCCGAGCGGCAAGGCGAACCCGGCGCCCCCGGTAGGTACGGCCCTCGGTCCCCAGGGTATCAACATCATGGGGTTCTGCAAGGAGTTCAACGCTCGCACGCAGGGCGGGGATATGATCATTCCCGTCGAGGTCACGATCTACGCGGACAAGTCGTTCACCTTCATTCTGAAGACTCCGCCGGCGGCGGAGCTCATCAAGAAGGAGATCGGCGTGGACAAGGGCTCGGGTCAGCCGAACAAGGTAAAGGTGGGAACGATCACGCGGGCGCAGCTCGAGAAGATTGCGACCACGAAGATGCCCGACCTCAATTGTGAGAGCATGGAGAGCGCCGTGGCGATGATCGCCGGGGCCGCGCGGTCCATGGGCATCACGGTCAAGGACTGAGTCGCATGAACACGCATGGAAAGAAGTACCGCGCGGCGAGTGAGCGGCGCGACCAGGCCAAGGCGTACGACTCGAAGCAGGCGATCGCGCTGGTGAAGGGCATGGCGTTCGCCAAGTTCGACGAGACCGTCGAAGTGGCGATCCGCCTCGGCGTCGATCCGCGTCATGCCGACCAGGTGGTCCGTGGCACCGTCGTGTTGCCGGCTGGTACGGGCAAGACGATGCGCGTGCTTGTCATCGCCGCTGGGGCCAAGGTGCAGGAAGCGCAGGACGCCGGCGCCGACTTCGTGGGCACCGAGTTCCTGCAGAAGATCAAGGACGGCTGGCTCGACTTTGACGTGCTGATCGCGACCCCCGACCAGATGGGCCAGTTGGGCCAGCTCGGTCGCGTGCTCGGTCCGCGTGGCCTCATGCCGAATCCGAAGGCCGGCACGGTCACGTTCGACGTGGCGAAGGCGGTGCGCGAGTCGAAGGGCGGCAAGATCGAGTTCCGCGTCGACAAGGGCGGCAATGTGCACGCGCCCATCGGCAAGGTGTCGTTCACCCCCGAGCAGCTCGAGTCCAACTTCACTGCGCTGCTGGACACCATCGTGCGCGCCAAGCCGGCGGCTGCGAAGGGTGTGTACATCCGCAACGTCGCGATCTCCAGCTCCATGGGTCCTGGCGTCACCATCGACACCACGCCGTTCCGGTAAGAGGGAGACGCAACCATGAAAGCCAAGCCGAAGGCCAAGAAGGCCGACAAGCAGATCCTGGTGGACAGCCTGAAGGCGTCGATGGAAGGCGCGCAGGCGCTCTACTATACCGACTTCACGGGGCTGAACGTGAAGCGCATGACGGAGCTCCGTCGCCGGTTCCGCAAGGCCGGTGTCGAGTACGTCGTGATCAAGAACACGCTGGCGCTCCGGGCCGTGAACGAAAGCGGACTGGTGGCGCAGCGCCTGAAGGGCCCGACGGGGGTGGTGGTGGCGAAGGATGCCATCACGGCAGCCAAGGTTCTCTCCGACTTTGCGAAGGAGAACGACCAGAAGCCCGCCGTGAAGGGTGGCATCTACGAGGGCAATGCGGTCGACGAGGCGATGGTCAAGAAGCTGGCCTCGCTGCCGAACCGCGAAGAGGCGCTCTCGATCTTCGCCGGCTACCTCAACAGCATCCCGATGATGTTCGCCCTCGCCCTCGACGCCCGTAAGGCGCAGCTCGAAGGCTCCAACTGAGTTCCCCAGGCGTACGCCTGATTACACGCCCCAGGACCCCTGGGGGACATTCACGGAGAACGTTTTACCATGGCTAACACGACCCTGAGCAAGGACGAGATCCTCGACGCGATCGGCGCGATGAGCGTCATCGAGCTCTCCGATCTCATCGAAGCGTTCAAGACGAAGTTCAACGTCACCATCGCCGCCGTGGCGGCGGGCGGCGGCGGCGGCGCGGCGGCGGCGGCTCCGGCGGCTGAAGAGCAGACCGAATTCACCGTCATCCTCAAGGAAGCCGGCGCGAAGAAGATCCAGGTCATCAAGGTGGTGCGCGAGCTCACCGGCCTGGGCCTGAAGGAAGCGAAGGACCTGGTCGACGGCGCGCCCAAGACGCTGAAGGAAAATGTGTCGAAGGACGAAGCCGCGCAGATCAAGGCCAAGCTCGAGGCCGAAGGCGCTGGCGTCGAAGTCAAGTAATCCGTCGGCCCTCCAGCCACCGGCTTACGTCGACACCCTGTAGTTCCGCCGTTGTAACGCTCCGCCCCGGGGGCTCCGGTCACGAAAAAGTGACCGGAGCCGTCGGGGACGGAGCGCTTTGCGCCCCCGGGCGGCCGAACGGCCTCCCCGGGACCGCGCGCCCCGCCAGAGGGTGAGCCCCTTAAGGATATGATGAACCAGATCTCGTTCGCGAAGCTCGAGACGGGCATGGACATGCCCCACCTGCTGGACATCCAGACGCGCGCCTTCGAGTCGCTGCTGCAACTGGATGCCGCGCAGCAGGAGCGCGAGGACGTCGGCCTCGAGCGCGTCTTCAAGGACCTGTTCCCGATCACGGATGTCCACGAGAACTTCTCGCTGGAATTCGTGCGGTACTCGCTGGGTGAGCCCAAGTACACGGTCGCCGAA
This genomic stretch from Gemmatimonas sp. harbors:
- the rplA gene encoding 50S ribosomal protein L1, whose amino-acid sequence is MNTHGKKYRAASERRDQAKAYDSKQAIALVKGMAFAKFDETVEVAIRLGVDPRHADQVVRGTVVLPAGTGKTMRVLVIAAGAKVQEAQDAGADFVGTEFLQKIKDGWLDFDVLIATPDQMGQLGQLGRVLGPRGLMPNPKAGTVTFDVAKAVRESKGGKIEFRVDKGGNVHAPIGKVSFTPEQLESNFTALLDTIVRAKPAAAKGVYIRNVAISSSMGPGVTIDTTPFR
- the rplK gene encoding 50S ribosomal protein L11, with amino-acid sequence MAKKVTGFVKLQIPSGKANPAPPVGTALGPQGINIMGFCKEFNARTQGGDMIIPVEVTIYADKSFTFILKTPPAAELIKKEIGVDKGSGQPNKVKVGTITRAQLEKIATTKMPDLNCESMESAVAMIAGAARSMGITVKD
- the cysS gene encoding cysteine--tRNA ligase, producing MPEFRLYNTLTRRVEPFAPADGQTVRMYTCGPTVYNAAHLGNFRTFLFEDLLRRVFRLAGWQVEQVMNLTDVDDKIIRKAQANGQHILEVTEPYTELFHTDRRYLRIEDAERYPKATEHIPEMIALVERLVANGVAYVADDGSVYFAIDQFADYGKLSQLDKREVKSGARVAQDEYAKENAQDFALWKAAKPEDEATGAAWDSPWGRGRPGWHLECSAMAMKYLGETFDLHAGGIDLIFPHHEDEIAQSEAATGKQFARCWCHGEFLLTDGAKMAKRVGNVANVVELREQGISGTAYRHFVFSAHYRKQLNLGEDSLEQSRAAVNRIGAFARRLAEATGATPPLAAAATRAEKAFLDALFDDLNAPEAMAALFTFITEANRELDAGGTDGAALERARAAFRLMDSVLDLVPEQDTESELAAWVEERLAARRAARERRDFAAADQVRAELTARGILIEDGPGGTRWRRG
- the rpmG gene encoding 50S ribosomal protein L33, with amino-acid sequence MPREKIILGCTECKNRNYFTMKNKRLHPERVEWKKYCPRCNKHQLHKETK
- the rplJ gene encoding 50S ribosomal protein L10 is translated as MKAKPKAKKADKQILVDSLKASMEGAQALYYTDFTGLNVKRMTELRRRFRKAGVEYVVIKNTLALRAVNESGLVAQRLKGPTGVVVAKDAITAAKVLSDFAKENDQKPAVKGGIYEGNAVDEAMVKKLASLPNREEALSIFAGYLNSIPMMFALALDARKAQLEGSN
- the secE gene encoding preprotein translocase subunit SecE, with protein sequence MTAPVEVSRPGLGTRLVTFYHDVIAEMKKVTWPDRPQLQSATVQIIIFVLILGALIGLVDVALQFALVRLPSMLFGR
- the nusG gene encoding transcription termination/antitermination protein NusG, encoding MSVSMLEHRWYAIQTTSGHENKVQRLIQRKIDMDPAQPEDRLIRQALVPTQEVVEIKNGKKVAVERKIFPGYVLVEMVASQDTLHEINAIQGVIKFVGKDRDPMPLRDDEVRRLLGQADPADEGPVREEIPFLVGQAVAITEGPFADFNGTVEEILPDKGKVRVSVSLFGRPTSVELDYLQLRGY
- the rplL gene encoding 50S ribosomal protein L7/L12 — protein: MSKDEILDAIGAMSVIELSDLIEAFKTKFNVTIAAVAAGGGGGAAAAAPAAEEQTEFTVILKEAGAKKIQVIKVVRELTGLGLKEAKDLVDGAPKTLKENVSKDEAAQIKAKLEAEGAGVEVK